In the genome of Pelagibacterium nitratireducens, one region contains:
- a CDS encoding glutaredoxin, whose product MSKSAEKAVLYRMVMDDHICPFGLKSRHLLKSEGYEVEDNWLTTREQTDAFKREHQVDTTPQTFLGGRRVGGYDDLKRHFGKGKNEGETSYTPVVAVFAMAAAMALAATWAAFGTVVTIRSVEWFIAISMCILAVLKLRDISSFSNTFLGYDLVAQRYVPYAYFYPFGEALAGVLMIAGALLWIAIPVALVIGTIGAISVFKAVYIDKRDLKCACVGGNSNVPLGFVSLTENVMMVAMALWMMRML is encoded by the coding sequence ATGAGTAAAAGTGCCGAAAAAGCTGTACTCTATCGGATGGTGATGGACGACCATATCTGTCCGTTCGGCCTCAAATCGAGACATCTGCTGAAGTCCGAAGGTTACGAGGTTGAGGACAACTGGCTGACAACTCGGGAGCAAACCGACGCTTTCAAGCGAGAGCATCAGGTCGATACCACGCCGCAAACCTTTCTTGGTGGCAGGCGCGTCGGCGGTTACGACGACCTCAAAAGGCACTTTGGCAAAGGCAAAAATGAAGGCGAGACAAGCTACACGCCGGTAGTCGCGGTCTTTGCCATGGCTGCAGCAATGGCGTTGGCCGCGACCTGGGCAGCATTCGGCACCGTTGTGACCATTCGGTCCGTGGAGTGGTTCATCGCCATCTCCATGTGCATCCTCGCGGTCCTCAAGCTCCGTGACATCTCATCGTTTTCAAACACGTTCCTCGGATACGATCTCGTAGCGCAACGCTACGTCCCTTACGCCTACTTCTATCCTTTCGGGGAAGCGCTCGCCGGCGTTCTGATGATCGCAGGCGCTCTGCTCTGGATCGCGATCCCCGTCGCCCTCGTCATCGGCACCATTGGTGCCATTTCAGTATTCAAAGCCGTCTATATCGACAAGCGCGATCTCAAATGCGCTTGCGTCGGCGGAAACAGCAACGTCCCCTTGGGCTTCGTGTCCCTGACCGAGAACGTGATGATGGTCGCCATGGCGCTGTGGATGATGAGGATGCTATGA
- a CDS encoding DUF7282 domain-containing protein, with protein sequence MLKQSIVALALGSSALMAGPALADHLNIATDGIQVDGDTVTIPSVLIDEPGFVVIHEVLDGQPVVPASIGNAYVEGGTTDSVEITTEYPLEDGADYIAMLHYDTDGDGKYSFGDGMTDVDTPALNTEDAPYVQPFTAGDSMM encoded by the coding sequence ATGCTGAAACAATCGATAGTCGCGTTGGCGCTTGGTTCGAGTGCATTGATGGCGGGTCCTGCACTGGCCGATCATCTCAATATTGCAACGGACGGCATTCAGGTCGATGGCGATACGGTGACTATACCCTCGGTCCTCATCGATGAACCAGGTTTCGTGGTCATTCACGAGGTTCTCGATGGTCAACCCGTGGTGCCGGCCTCGATCGGCAATGCATATGTGGAAGGCGGAACAACGGACAGCGTAGAGATTACGACGGAGTATCCGCTTGAAGATGGCGCCGACTACATCGCCATGCTGCATTATGATACTGACGGAGACGGGAAATATTCGTTCGGTGACGGAATGACCGATGTCGACACCCCGGCGCTCAACACGGAAGACGCTCCGTATGTTCAGCCGTTCACCGCCGGCGACTCCATGATGTAA